From Draconibacterium halophilum, one genomic window encodes:
- a CDS encoding ABC transporter ATP-binding protein gives MHIKIENLNKIYKGGSYAVNNLNLEIPNGMFGLLGPNGAGKSTLMRILVTLMKPSSGKVYFNDYELSKHRRQIRSMLGYLPQDFSFFSKLKTSEFLDYTARLAGMRSGAARRTAVDQMLEEVGLFEVRDRNANKLSGGMKRRLGIAQALINDPQIIIVDEPTTGLDPEERIRFRNLLSTISTRDVIIILSTHIVGDISSTCDNMALLNEGKLAFSGSPEQLVKQAEGHVWLIEATEKEYHEINEKYPVISTIPIDGGWEVQVVANEINGFQCTPMEPNLEHAYVHFMENKLNQWSNA, from the coding sequence GTGCATATTAAAATAGAAAATCTAAACAAAATTTACAAGGGAGGTAGTTACGCTGTAAATAACCTGAACCTTGAAATTCCAAATGGTATGTTTGGCCTTTTAGGTCCAAACGGGGCTGGAAAATCAACCCTGATGCGTATTTTGGTAACCCTGATGAAACCATCAAGCGGGAAAGTATATTTTAACGATTACGAACTTTCGAAACATCGTAGACAAATTCGCTCAATGTTAGGTTATTTGCCCCAGGATTTTAGTTTCTTCTCGAAGTTGAAAACATCGGAGTTTCTTGATTATACTGCTCGTTTAGCAGGAATGAGAAGTGGCGCAGCCCGCAGGACTGCCGTTGACCAAATGCTTGAAGAAGTAGGTTTGTTTGAAGTGCGCGACAGAAATGCAAATAAACTTTCAGGAGGTATGAAACGGCGATTGGGCATTGCACAGGCGCTGATAAACGATCCGCAGATTATTATTGTTGATGAGCCAACTACGGGCCTCGACCCGGAAGAGCGAATTCGATTTCGGAACCTTCTCTCAACCATTAGTACCCGCGATGTAATTATTATCTTATCGACACACATTGTTGGCGATATTTCAAGTACATGCGATAACATGGCCTTGCTAAATGAGGGGAAGCTGGCTTTTTCAGGATCGCCCGAGCAGTTGGTAAAACAAGCCGAAGGACATGTTTGGCTAATTGAAGCTACTGAAAAAGAATATCACGAGATAAATGAAAAATACCCTGTAATTTCTACCATTCCTATTGACGGAGGTTGGGAAGTACAAGTTGTTGCCAATGAAATTAACGGTTTCCAGTGCACACCTATGGAGCCGAATTTGGAGCACGCTTATGTGCACTTTATGGAAAACAAACTAAACCAATGGTCTAACGCTTAA